GAATTGTTTAGAATTTCGTGATTAGAGTTTAGTGTTTTCAGTTCCCGTTGGCTTCTTTTTGAATGAGATCCTATTCTCCTTGCCATGCATCAGCCGCACGATGTTGGCCTTGTGGGTCACCAGTATCAGCAGCACCACGAACCAGCCCACCGCCAGCATCGGGGCAAAAGGATCTTCGCCCTTCAGTATCAACTGAACGGCCACCCCGATGGGAAAGACTATCGAGGCGCAGATGGAGCCCAGCGAAACGTAGCGGGTGGTCCCGAAGACCAGGGCAAAGACCAGCAAAGCGGCCAGCAGCGGCAGCGGCGCCAGCCCCAGCATGGCCCCGGAGGCCGTGGCCACGCCCTTGCCGCCCTTGAATTTTAGATACGGAGTGAAAACATGCCCCAGACTGGCGGCCAGGGCCGCGGCAATGTGAAACCATTGCTGCTGGGGCGTGGCGGCCGGCCAAAGCGTTTGGGCCAACAGGACCGGCAGCAGGCCCTTTACGGCATCCAGCAGGTAGACCGCGATCCCCGGGCCTTTGCCAATGACCCTAAGGACATTGGTGGCCCCCACGTTCTTGCTGCCGTGTTCCCGGATGTCGATTCCCTTGAGGATCTTTCCGGCCAGGTAGCCGAAGGGAATGCCTCCGGTCAGGTAAGCTCCTATGATGAATAGTATACGATACAACATAAAGTTCTCTTTTTACCCTTGACGTTAAACACAAATTCGTTAAAACAAATCAAGTAATTAATTTCCCCGAATAATTAGTAGTATAACGTTTTCTAAAGTAACTACAGAAAAACAAAAACAATAAAATAATTGGCAAATAGAATAATAATCCGTAAAGATAGTTTATTATAAATGACAGAAACGATTCTGATTGTCCTGCCATATCTATTAAACTATAAACTAGTAACAAGACTAACGACAAACAATTTAAATTAAACCAAAAAAATGGTTTTTTGTATTTTTCCCATACTACTACAATGCCGGAGGATATTAAACAAGTCAAATTGAAGCTAAATAAAATAGTAAAAGATACTATTCTAAATAAGTTATTGATCCTGTTGTAGCTACTAACTAATTCAGGGATTGAAATCAATATGTAAATAAGTGCGAATAATATTGCCACAAGACCAATTACGATTTCGATTATTCTCGAAAAAGATGCTTTGCTCATATTGCACCCGGCTTCCTTATATAATGTAATTTACCTTACTTGCTGTTTTCCAGTTCCGCCCGGAACTTGGGCCTCTTCCCGAAATCCAGCATCTGCCGTTTCTTCCAGCCCGAGGGCGCCTTGGACTTCTGGAACATCAGCCTGATCGGCGTGCCGGTGATGGCCAGCCTGGTGTGCAGGCTGCTCTGAAGGTAACGGAGATAGTTGGTGGGTATCAGATTTGGCAGGTTGCTCTCTATCACGAACCGGGGCGGGGCCTGTCCCTCCTGCCTGATGGAATAAAGGGTGATGTCCTTGCCCCTCACCGCCGGCGGGTGCAGTTTCTTGATGGTATCCTCAAAGGCCTGGACCACCACCGCCGGTTCAAAGACCTTGTTCCAGTGGTGATAGGCGTTGAGTATCTTCTGCAACAGGTTAAAGACCCCGTCGCTGTTGAGGGCCGAGGTGAAGACGAATTCGGCGAAGTTGACGAAGGCCAGCTGACCTTTAAGCCAGCCCAGGTAATTGGCCTTGTTTTCTTCGGTCATCAGGTCCCATTTGTTGATCACCACCACCAGGGCCTTGTTG
This sequence is a window from bacterium. Protein-coding genes within it:
- the plsY gene encoding glycerol-3-phosphate 1-O-acyltransferase PlsY; this translates as MLYRILFIIGAYLTGGIPFGYLAGKILKGIDIREHGSKNVGATNVLRVIGKGPGIAVYLLDAVKGLLPVLLAQTLWPAATPQQQWFHIAAALAASLGHVFTPYLKFKGGKGVATASGAMLGLAPLPLLAALLVFALVFGTTRYVSLGSICASIVFPIGVAVQLILKGEDPFAPMLAVGWFVVLLILVTHKANIVRLMHGKENRISFKKKPTGTENTKL